A single genomic interval of Arachis duranensis cultivar V14167 chromosome 7, aradu.V14167.gnm2.J7QH, whole genome shotgun sequence harbors:
- the LOC107459379 gene encoding pentatricopeptide repeat-containing protein At5g48910-like, with the protein MSSINMNIPLMHPKTSTPHHSQLLLTQIRTCQSMQELKQVHAFLIKTAQNHEPVVATELLRHSATSDFRDIDYALSLFDEMPEPDCFAWNTLIRALAETHDRLLHALLFFCNMVSDGMVEPNRFTFPSVLKACSVLTRLEEGKQVHGLVVKFGFSGDEFVVSNLLRMYVMCGNMEDSHVLFRRSVDGVDYMNKVMRDKRREEGIVVLCNVMVDGYVRVGNLTVARELFDRMHKRSVVSWNAMISGYAQNGYFLEAIELFHRMQMEDLLPNRVTLVSVLPAISRLGAIELGKWVHLYAERNKIKIDDALGSALVDMYAKCGSIGKAVQVFERLPKSNVITWNAILSGLAMHGKAKDVFDFFARMERSGISPSDVTYIAILSACSHAGLVDKGRSYFNHMVNVGFVPRIEHYGCMVDLLGRVGYLEEAKELILNMPIKSDDVIWKALLGACTVHKNVEIGRRAAEVLMQVAPHDSGAYVAISNIYASSGDWDAVAEVRLMMKDLDIRKDPGCSWIEIDGVIHEFLVEDVSHPSAKEIHSMLEEISNKLNFEGYRPDTTQVLLKMDETHKESVLHYHSEKIAVAFGLISTTPKTPLQIVKNLRICEDCHSSMKLISKIYNRKITIRDRKRFHHFEHGSCSCMDYW; encoded by the coding sequence ATGTCATCCATAAACATGAACATACCGCTGATGCACCCCAAAACCAGCACACCTCATCATTCACAGTTGCTCCTCACACAAATCAGGACATGCCAAAGCATGCAAGAATTGAAGCAAGTGCATGCCTTTCTCATCAAAACAGCACAAAACCATGAACCTGTTGTGGCAACAGAGCTTCTCAGGCACTCTGCAACCTCTGATTTTCGTGATATTGACTATGCCCTCTCgttgtttgatgaaatgcctgAACCAGATTGCTTTGCCTGGAACACGTTGATAAGAGCACTTGCTGAAACCCATGATAGGCTACTGCATGCCTTGCTGTTTTTCTGCAATATGGTGTCTGATGGGATGGTGGAACCCAACAGGTTCACCTTCCCTTCTGTGTTGAAGGCTTGTTCAGTGTTGACCAGGTTGGAGGAAGGGAAGCAGGTTCATGGTTTGGTTGTGAAGTTTGGATTTTCTGGTGATGAGTTTGTGGTTAGCAATCTGCTAAGGATGTATGTGATGTGCGGGAATATGGAGGATTCCCATGTTTTGTTTCGCAGGAGTGTTGATGGTGTTGATTATATGAACAAAGTGATGAGGGATAAGAGGAGGGAGGAGGGTATTGTGGTTCTGTGCAATGTGATGGTTGATGGGTATGTGAGAGTTGGGAACCTTACGGTTGCTAGGGAGTTGTTTGACAGGATGCATAAAAGGAGTGTGGTTTCTTGGAATGCAATGATTTCCGGCTATGCACAAAATGGGTATTTTTTGGAGGCCATAGAATTGTTTCATAGGATGCAGATGGAGGATTTGCTCCCGAACCGGGTGACTTTGGTCAGCGTGTTGCCTGCAATTTCACGGCTCGGGGCCATTGAACTGGGGAAATGGGTGCATTTGTATGCAGAGAGGAACAAGATTAAGATTGATGACGCTCTTGGCTCTGCATTAGTTGATATGTATGCAAAGTGTGGGAGCATTGGGAAGGCTGTTCAGGTCTTTGAGAGGCTGCCTAAGAGTAATGTGATAACATGGAATGCTATACTCAGTGGTCTAGCCATGCATGGTAAAGCCAAGGacgtgtttgatttttttgcgAGGATGGAAAGAAGTGGCATATCCCCTAGTGATGTAACATACATAGCCATCTTGAGTGCTTGTAGCCATGCAGGGTTAGTAGACAAGGGTAGATCATATTTCAATCATATGGTTAATGTGGGGTTTGTGCCTCGGATAGAGCACTATGGATGCATGGTTGATCTCTTGGGACGTGTTGGATATCTAGAAGAAGCCAAAGAACTTATATTGAACATGCCAATAAAATCAGATGATGTCATATGGAAGGCTTTACTTGGTGCTTGTACGGTACATAAGAATGTTGAAATTGGAAGGCGTGCAGCAGAGGTTTTAATGCAAGTGGCTCCACACGATAGTGGGGCATATGTGGCTATCTCGAACATATATGCCTCATCTGGTGATTGGGATGCAGTTGCAGAGGTGAGGTTGATGATGAAAGACTTGGACATAAGGAAAGACCCTGGATGCAGTTGGATCGAGATTGATGGTGTTATTCATGAGTTTCTTGTTGAAGATGTTTCCCATCCTAGTGCCAAAGAAATACACTCAATGTTGGAGGAAATTTcgaacaaattaaattttgaaggtTATAGGCCAGATACCACACAAGTTTTGCTTAAGATGGACGAGACACATAAAGAAAGTGTGCTGCATTACCACAGTGAGAAGATTGCAGTTGCCTTTGGCTTAATTAGTACAACACCAAAGACCCCACTTCAGATTGTGAAAAACTTGCGAATTTGTGAAGATTGTcattcctccatgaaattaataTCAAAGATTTACAATCGCAAGATAACTATCAGGGACAGGAAGCGGTTTCACCATTTTGAGCATGGTTCATGTTCTTGTATGGACTACTGGTAG